From a single Intestinibaculum porci genomic region:
- a CDS encoding RNA-guided endonuclease InsQ/TnpB family protein → MQKQRLKVQKLYQRIDNIRTDYMNKTIAEIVKTKPSYITIEDLNVKGMMKNRHLSKAVASQKFYEFRTKLKNKCDENGIELRVVDRWYPSSKLCHCCGAIKKDLKLSDRIYRCNCGYIADRDYNASLNLRDAKTYKIA, encoded by the coding sequence ATACAAAAACAGAGGCTTAAAGTACAGAAACTTTATCAAAGGATAGACAATATCCGTACTGATTACATGAACAAGACAATCGCTGAGATCGTGAAAACCAAGCCATCTTATATAACGATTGAAGACTTAAATGTAAAAGGAATGATGAAGAATCGTCATCTTTCAAAAGCCGTTGCATCGCAGAAATTTTATGAGTTCAGAACTAAACTGAAAAATAAATGTGATGAAAATGGTATTGAATTAAGAGTTGTAGACAGATGGTATCCATCATCAAAATTATGTCACTGCTGTGGTGCTATTAAGAAAGATTTAAAACTTTCAGATAGAATTTACAGATGTAATTGTGGATACATAGCAGACAGAGACTATAATGCGAGTCTTAATTTAAGAGATGCAAAAACTTACAAAATTGCATAA